The sequence CGGCGATGAGCAAGTGCGGCATGGAGGCGAGGTCGGCGACGTAAGGGCGGCCATCGATACTTTCACCCAACGCCAACGGCAAAACCGCATCTGTAGCGGCGAATTCGCGGCTTTCCAGGATGCGCCGCAGACTCACCATCTCCGGGTCGCGATTGGGAATCTCGATCCCGACCGCCGCCTTACCCGGCACCGGCGCCACAACGCGCACACGCGATGCCGACAACGCCAGCGCGATGTCGTCGGCCAATCCGACGACCTGATTGACTTTCACGCCCGGCGCGGGGCGGAACTCATAGCGCGTGATCACCGGGCCGGGATAGATTTCGATCTCACCCTGAATGCCGATGTCGAATGTTTGCAGGGCTTCGCGCAGCAACGACGCGCCGTCGGAATCGACGCGGCGGCGGTGATGGGGCGCCATCGGGACCAACAAATCAAGCGATGGGAATTCGTAGTCTCCGGCGTCAATCGGCTCACCCATTGAAACGACGCGCGGTTCGTTACGAAGCGACGCCGGCGGCATCGGCATCGGGACGGCGCGTTCCGGCGCCCGCTTGATCGTCATCGTCGAGCCGTAACGCGACCAATTCGGAAGTTCCCCATCATCGGGCGGATCAACGTCTGCGGCACTCTCACGTTCGTCGCCGCCGTCGAGCCAATCGTCGCCACGCGCACGTCGATCCAACGGACGACGAATCTGCCCAACCCAGTCGGCCGTACGACTCTTCAGCCTCGCGAAGAATATTTTCACGGTGGCCATAACCGATCGACGCGGCTGCGCGCGTCGTTCGGCGACGGTCTTGCGTTTGGGCAATTGCGGCCAGCGGACATTGAGCCGCTGCCAGGGCAACAGAAACAATGCACCGCCGATGAGAATCGAACCGATGATCAACATCCCGCCTGCGACACCCAGCAAACTGACTACACTTCCCGCAAATGAGCGCGCCATCCAGCCGCCGAGGGTGGTCGTTTCGCCGGTCCAGACATCCCCGCGTCCGGCGGCGGGCAGATCGACCAGAACGCCGCTTAAGAATCCGGCGGCCAGAATCAGGATGCTGATTACGACCCCGCGTCGGCCGAACGACTTCAGGAAGCGGTTGAGTCCGAGCGATCCGGTGCACAAAACAAGTCCCCACGCGACAAACCCGAACCACTCAAAGAGCGCATTGGAAAGCAACGCGCCGACGGTGCCGGCGAGATTTCGCGGCAGGTAGGCGTCGGCCCAGAAGTCCTGCGGACCGGCATGGATCCAGCGGTCGTCGCCGCCTTCGTGCGTGGCCAGCGAGAGCGCCGTGAATAGCCCGAGCACGATCAGCAGAAAGCCGAATATCTCAGACTTGCGTTGGTACGAGACCGAACCGAACCACCGCACTGCGGACTGCCTTTCCCTATGGACCGCATCTTTGGAGAGACGCGATCCCCCCTGACCCCGGCAAATAGGTCTGCGCAGTTCGACCTGTCAATTCCAAAGCTGAGTCGAGCGCCACAAAGACGAACGGGGCCCCAAAGTTGGAGCCCCGCCGGTGGTCCTGTCTGGCCGTACTAACGTACCGAGCGCTTGAGCTGCTCGCCGGCCTTGAAGTGCGGAACTTTGGCCGCCGCGATCTTGATCTGCTCGCCGGTGCGCGGGTTGCGTCCCATGCGGGCTTTGCGCTTGGAGATGCTGAAGGTGCCGAATCCCACGAACGTGACCTTCTGGCCCTTCTTCAACGATGTGGCGACACCATCGAAGAGCGCCTTCATGGCACGCTCG is a genomic window of Candidatus Zixiibacteriota bacterium containing:
- a CDS encoding DNA translocase FtsK 4TM domain-containing protein, which translates into the protein MRWFGSVSYQRKSEIFGFLLIVLGLFTALSLATHEGGDDRWIHAGPQDFWADAYLPRNLAGTVGALLSNALFEWFGFVAWGLVLCTGSLGLNRFLKSFGRRGVVISILILAAGFLSGVLVDLPAAGRGDVWTGETTTLGGWMARSFAGSVVSLLGVAGGMLIIGSILIGGALFLLPWQRLNVRWPQLPKRKTVAERRAQPRRSVMATVKIFFARLKSRTADWVGQIRRPLDRRARGDDWLDGGDERESAADVDPPDDGELPNWSRYGSTMTIKRAPERAVPMPMPPASLRNEPRVVSMGEPIDAGDYEFPSLDLLVPMAPHHRRRVDSDGASLLREALQTFDIGIQGEIEIYPGPVITRYEFRPAPGVKVNQVVGLADDIALALSASRVRVVAPVPGKAAVGIEIPNRDPEMVSLRRILESREFAATDAVLPLALGESIDGRPYVADLASMPHLLIAGATGSGKSVCINVIVASLLYRHHPRDVRLLFVDPKRLELSVYAGIPHMAKPVVTQPKAAERLLADAAREMDDRYKRLAGSGVRNIVDYNRKSDESERLPYLIIVVDELADLMMSAEAARIELLITRLAQMARAVGIHLILATQRPSVDVITGLIKANFSCRIAFQVASKTDSRTILDANGAEKLLGRGDMLYLAPGQPEALRVHGAYISSEETSSLVTCLREQIVEVSPVSAFAAVSSNAESGGGDPDDDPTSDPLFLQAAEVVCRHKQGSVSLLQRRCGIGYQRAARLIDRLEEAGVVGPYDGSKAREVLISVEELERRFAKPVP
- a CDS encoding HU family DNA-binding protein, encoding MKREEMIEKISKEAKVNKAQAERAMKALFDGVATSLKKGQKVTFVGFGTFSISKRKARMGRNPRTGEQIKIAAAKVPHFKAGEQLKRSVR